Proteins encoded together in one Ogataea parapolymorpha DL-1 chromosome III, whole genome shotgun sequence window:
- a CDS encoding DNA mismatch repair protein mutL: protein MDHGKIRPVSDAIRSGIVVVDGTDVVRELLENSIDSGASYVTISVAFEHGCLDIEVVDNGSGIGPPDFAAMGRRHWTSKNLEESKFGFRGESLHAIMGLCTRTEIVSGREGCAWKMHYIGTTARENPRQCAFDGASGTLVHVFDVFGRLPVRKRQLAAEWREMTAKLSRTVFSVLVARPGVTVTLERNGVRVFSVTNQGGVAGIVGLLEELYGLRDAVEPIKASFEDVCVTGVLGPDVGKKCQFLFLNGRLLENRSLQRTISLQLGARSGLYVFDIRTPLEESDLLQSPSKKVFSPVLFDKIKAVLEEVARRWIDRDRAVRLQKKARPSLGLSRFFSPASDVVLDGPTIGRSHVVAQVESKFVLVRIDGVLVALDQHACDERVRVEALYRQWTASTHTVAVCIEITVDAGEIERFARFAAELSRWGIKYRQENGVVVVHEILALVADKDAVFLQTGVLQFLDDLASKRKRTCASSVDWWVATTQMPEMYHETIRSQACREAIRFGKTLDKDSQRRLVADLALCRDPLHCAHGRPTCVPLIRWLDK, encoded by the coding sequence ATGGACCATGGCAAGATAAGGCCTGTTTCTGACGCCATCCGCTCGGGCATCGTCGTAGTCGATGGGACAGACGTTGTCCGTGAGCTGCTAGAGAACAGTATTGATTCTGGCGCCTCGTATGTCACGATCAGCGTCGCGTTCGAGCACGGTTGCTTAGACATCGAGGTTGTTGATAACGGCTCAGGCATCGGTCCACCCGACTTCGCAGCCATGGGACGTCGCCACTGGACATCCAAGAACCTGGAGGAATCAAAGTTTGGGTTCCGTGGCGAGTCGCTGCACGCCATCATGGGACTGTGCACGCGAACAGAGATCGTCAGTGGTAGAGAAGGGTGTGCATGGAAAATGCACTATATTGGCACAACCGCGCGTGAAAACCCCCGTCAGTGCGCTTTCGACGGGGCCAGCGGGACGCTGGTGCATGTGTTCGATGTGTTTGGCCGGCTGCCGGTGCGCAAACGACAGTTGGCTGCCGAATGGCGTGAGATGACCGCGAAGCTGAGTAGAACGGTGTTCTCTGTGTTGGTGGCACGGCCGGGGGTCACGGTGACTTTGGAGCGCAATGGTGTGCGTGTGTTTAGTGTTACCAACCAGGGCGGCGTGGCAGGGATTGTAGGCTTGTTGGAGGAGCTGTATGGCCTCAGGGACGCTGTGGAGCCTATCAAGGCCAGCTTTGAGGATGTATGCGTCACCGGCGTGTTGGGGCCTGACGTCGGGAAAAAGTGCCAGTTCCTATTTCTCAACGGCCgtctgctggaaaacagaAGCCTGCAGAGGACAATCAGTCTCCAACTGGGGGCACGGTCGGGACTCTATGTGTTTgacatccgtacaccacTCGAGGAGTCGGACCTGCTGCAGAGCCCAAGCAAAAAGGTGTTCAGTCCCGTGCtgttcgacaagatcaaggcTGTGTTGGAGGAGGTGGCGCGCCGGTGGATTGACAGAGACAGAGCTGTGCGTTTGCAAAAAAAGGCGCGTCCGTCCCTGGGGCTCTCGCGTTTTTTCAGTCCAGCCAGTGACGTGGTGCTTGACGGGCCCACCATCGGGCGCAGTCACGTGGTTGCCCAGGTGGAGAGCAAGTTTGTTCTTGTGCGCATCGACGGCGTACTAGTGGCACTGGACCAGCATGCGTGCGACGAAAGAGTGCGTGTCGAAGCCCTGTACCGGCAATGGACGGCCAGCACGCACACTGTTGCGGTGTGCATTGAGATAACCGTCGATGCAGGCGAGATAGAGCGGTTCGCGCGCTTTGCTGCCGAATTGAGTCGGTGGGGCATCAAATACCGCCAGGAGAACGGAGTAGTGGTGGTACATGAGATCCTGGCTCTGGTGGCTGATAAGGACGCTGTTTTTTTGCAGACCGGCGTGTTGCAATTTCTGGACGACCTGGCGTCGAAACGCAAACGCACCTGCGCCTCGAGCGTCGACTGGTGGGTCGCCACTACCCAGATGCCAGAAATGTACCACGAGACCATCCGTTCTCAGGCGTGTCGGGAGGCAATTCGGTTTGGGAAAACGCTGGACAAGGATTCTCAGCGCAGGCTAGTGGCCGACTTGGCGCTCTGTAGGGACCCATTGCACTGCGCACACGGCCGTCCGACATGTGTTCCGTTGATAAGATGGCtagataaataa